In Alteribacter lacisalsi, a genomic segment contains:
- a CDS encoding alpha/beta fold hydrolase: protein MTYLKERYVKTDDGAELFVQEEGSGDPLVFIPGYTFTTEVFEKQVSHFSKTHRVIVLDPRSHGRSTVVLHGNDYVTHGADLHAVLKELNVTGAVIAGWSFGCLTAWEYVKQYGFSEVKAMIFVDMPPKSLSADQKDWAEGPLDDISAIYNSSLRDSAGQRAFITSYITQVMVQRELDKDELTWLVEQSLKTPFYVAGNLFASGMFSDCREAAQQAAEQVPTLNIVAEHWAKTAEVYLNTLTPKSKVDVLGGHMMFWEHSEKFNRIVQQFLDETAKK, encoded by the coding sequence ATGACGTATCTAAAGGAGAGGTATGTGAAGACAGACGATGGTGCTGAGCTGTTCGTTCAGGAAGAAGGCAGCGGGGATCCGCTCGTTTTCATCCCTGGATATACTTTCACTACGGAGGTTTTTGAGAAGCAGGTTTCGCATTTTTCAAAAACCCACCGGGTCATTGTGCTCGATCCCAGAAGTCACGGCAGGTCTACGGTCGTTCTTCATGGCAACGACTACGTCACACACGGGGCAGATCTTCATGCGGTGCTGAAAGAGCTGAATGTTACTGGTGCTGTGATTGCCGGCTGGTCCTTTGGCTGTCTGACGGCCTGGGAGTACGTGAAGCAGTATGGCTTCAGCGAGGTAAAAGCAATGATCTTTGTGGATATGCCGCCAAAATCACTATCCGCTGACCAAAAAGACTGGGCTGAGGGACCGCTCGATGACATCTCAGCCATTTACAATTCGTCGCTTCGGGATTCGGCAGGACAGAGAGCCTTCATCACGAGCTATATAACCCAGGTGATGGTGCAGAGAGAGCTTGATAAAGATGAACTGACCTGGCTTGTGGAGCAGTCTTTAAAGACCCCATTTTATGTAGCCGGCAATCTGTTTGCTTCCGGCATGTTCTCGGACTGCCGGGAAGCAGCACAGCAGGCGGCCGAGCAGGTGCCGACACTGAATATCGTTGCGGAACACTGGGCGAAAACAGCCGAAGTCTACTTAAATACACTAACCCCGAAGTCAAAAGTGGACGTGCTCGGCGGACACATGATGTTCTGGGAGCATAGTGAGAAATTTAACCGCATTGTACAGCAGTTTCTCGATGAGACTGCAAAAAAATAA
- a CDS encoding VOC family protein codes for MKQQAVPYFVFDGEAADALAFYEKVFDGEVTEKQTFGEADFPTPPEADERILHARLKKGPLFFMVSDSFPGSPVQTGNHLALVLEMETEDEIRKYYERLRDGGEVLMELQDTFWGATYAKVKDRFGRIWDLNLEKQ; via the coding sequence ATGAAACAGCAGGCAGTACCCTATTTTGTGTTTGACGGTGAGGCGGCCGATGCACTTGCATTTTATGAGAAGGTGTTTGATGGAGAAGTAACGGAAAAGCAGACATTCGGTGAGGCGGATTTTCCCACGCCCCCTGAGGCAGACGAGCGCATCCTGCATGCCCGCTTAAAAAAAGGACCGCTCTTTTTTATGGTATCGGACTCGTTTCCGGGCAGCCCTGTTCAGACAGGCAATCATCTGGCGCTCGTGCTTGAGATGGAGACCGAGGACGAGATCAGGAAGTATTACGAACGCCTTCGTGACGGCGGGGAGGTTCTGATGGAACTTCAGGATACGTTCTGGGGCGCAACCTATGCAAAAGTGAAAGACCGCTTCGGGCGGATCTGGGATCTGAATCTGGAAAAACAGTAA
- a CDS encoding class I SAM-dependent methyltransferase, giving the protein MLGYYSSLSAEVYDMDKPVGHSFGDVEYYSERLKGMSGKVLEPATGTGRILVPLVKQGLDVEGFDLSEEMLAIARHNCEEHGVKVELRADNMVTFERSSRYEAIIVPTGTFLLISDREASVRALENFYTHLADGGRLILDVFLQTDFEKGRVSVRTWDCENGDRITHENTMVEVDHVNQVTVSHGRYERWRGGKLVESELERFPLRWYGIEELRMILEQIGFRDVVVSADYAYGRAPERADQTVTFEAVK; this is encoded by the coding sequence ATGCTAGGTTATTACAGCAGTTTATCAGCGGAAGTGTACGATATGGACAAGCCGGTGGGGCATTCCTTCGGTGATGTGGAGTACTACAGTGAGAGACTGAAAGGCATGAGCGGGAAGGTTTTGGAGCCGGCCACCGGAACGGGACGGATTCTGGTACCCCTTGTAAAGCAGGGACTCGATGTGGAAGGGTTTGACCTGTCAGAGGAGATGCTCGCCATCGCCCGGCATAATTGCGAAGAGCACGGGGTAAAGGTGGAACTTCGGGCAGACAATATGGTGACGTTTGAGAGAAGCAGCAGGTATGAAGCGATTATTGTACCGACGGGCACATTTCTTCTGATTTCTGACAGAGAGGCGTCGGTGCGTGCCCTAGAAAACTTTTACACTCACCTTGCTGACGGAGGGCGTCTGATTCTGGATGTGTTTCTGCAGACGGATTTTGAAAAGGGACGAGTGAGTGTACGGACTTGGGACTGTGAAAACGGTGACCGGATTACGCATGAAAACACGATGGTTGAAGTGGATCATGTAAATCAGGTAACGGTCTCCCACGGGCGCTATGAGCGCTGGCGAGGCGGGAAGCTCGTTGAATCGGAGCTTGAGCGCTTCCCGCTTCGCTGGTACGGCATTGAGGAATTACGGATGATTCTGGAGCAAATCGGGTTCCGCGATGTGGTGGTATCTGCAGACTACGCATACGGCCGGGCGCCGGAGCGTGCAGATCAGACAGTTACGTTTGAGGCGGTGAAATAG
- a CDS encoding PadR family transcriptional regulator, whose amino-acid sequence MKKYVPMTETAFYILLALSEPRHGYGIIKHVENISGGRIVLGSGTVYGTLTKMQKDGIIVVFADEHRKKVYEVTETGRVLLTEETKRIAELHRNAERYWGGETE is encoded by the coding sequence ATGAAGAAATATGTGCCCATGACCGAGACGGCCTTTTACATCCTCCTCGCTCTTTCGGAACCCCGCCACGGTTACGGCATAATTAAGCACGTGGAGAATATTTCCGGGGGGCGGATTGTGCTGGGATCAGGGACGGTTTACGGAACACTTACAAAAATGCAGAAAGACGGCATCATTGTCGTGTTTGCCGATGAGCACCGGAAAAAGGTGTACGAAGTAACGGAAACGGGCAGGGTGCTGCTCACAGAAGAGACAAAGCGGATCGCCGAGCTGCACCGAAACGCAGAGAGATACTGGGGAGGGGAAACGGAATGA
- a CDS encoding DUF2812 domain-containing protein, whose product MKKFRPYWSYDIQKTESWLGEMAEKGWHFTGLKRKRRVFTFEKGEPAKKTYQIGYEKIRPHRLPKTLAKDGWKIKVSTGRWSVLEHGNAEQTPASSVVRDPIVRRNRIHYYGYLAFLIYIIFSTANFLFLTHIVLDAGGEVTREPSPFWAITYTGWALGAAFIVSSVYAIFKIKKTNALLLNNSGSGAVSLSEQNEKKRIRSGDLKAQFKFGWFYKPDKTEQWLENQEASGWHLYRVNRLGNRFYFSKGKPRQVSFKADYQNLSKETYEDMHNDAGWEKVYASRSAMMKWTIWRKEYGLAEQKPELFSDLTEQAGAVRKMALTYTAMFLPMVLMYFFFGLQNILWIDQAHWTQVFQITTFALAAIVFSGLLITVWRSYYRMRRKVNRANV is encoded by the coding sequence ATGAAAAAGTTCAGACCCTACTGGAGCTACGACATTCAGAAAACGGAGAGCTGGCTCGGGGAGATGGCGGAGAAGGGCTGGCATTTTACCGGACTTAAGAGGAAGCGCCGAGTTTTTACGTTTGAAAAAGGAGAGCCGGCAAAAAAGACTTACCAGATCGGTTATGAAAAAATCCGGCCGCACCGTCTGCCGAAGACACTGGCAAAAGATGGCTGGAAGATAAAGGTTTCAACAGGCCGGTGGTCTGTCCTAGAGCACGGTAATGCGGAGCAGACTCCGGCTTCTTCTGTCGTGCGTGATCCGATCGTGAGGCGCAATAGGATTCATTACTATGGATATCTGGCGTTTCTCATCTATATCATTTTCAGCACAGCTAATTTTCTTTTTCTTACGCATATTGTACTGGATGCCGGCGGTGAGGTCACCAGGGAACCGAGTCCATTCTGGGCCATTACCTATACTGGATGGGCTCTGGGGGCGGCTTTTATCGTGAGCTCCGTTTATGCCATTTTCAAAATCAAAAAGACGAATGCTTTGCTGTTAAATAACAGTGGCTCAGGAGCCGTTTCCCTTTCCGAACAGAATGAGAAAAAGCGGATCCGCTCCGGCGATTTGAAAGCGCAATTTAAATTCGGCTGGTTTTATAAACCTGATAAAACAGAGCAGTGGCTTGAAAATCAGGAAGCCTCCGGCTGGCACCTGTACCGCGTCAATCGGCTTGGTAACAGGTTTTACTTTTCGAAAGGAAAACCGCGGCAGGTGAGCTTCAAAGCCGATTATCAGAACCTTTCAAAGGAAACGTATGAAGATATGCATAACGATGCGGGCTGGGAAAAAGTCTATGCGTCACGATCCGCTATGATGAAGTGGACCATCTGGCGTAAAGAGTATGGCTTAGCAGAGCAGAAGCCGGAATTGTTTTCGGATCTCACTGAGCAGGCAGGAGCCGTGCGGAAAATGGCGCTAACCTACACCGCTATGTTTTTGCCGATGGTTCTGATGTACTTCTTTTTCGGTCTCCAGAATATCCTATGGATAGACCAGGCTCACTGGACACAGGTTTTTCAAATAACGACCTTTGCCCTGGCGGCGATCGTCTTTTCTGGACTTCTGATCACGGTCTGGCGCTCTTACTACAGAATGCGCCGGAAAGTGAACCGGGCCAATGTGTAA
- a CDS encoding ABC transporter ATP-binding protein, producing the protein MFTVLGKLWWFFKAEWKRYSLALGLLIFVGLLEVIPPRLIGVVIDDIHQGIMTRDRLFMYIGFMLVLMVVIYAITYIWMRQLFGGAFLIERTLRSRFMGHLMKMTPTFYEKKKSGDLMARATNDLKAISQTAGFGVLTLVDATVFLVIILFMMGFLVSWKLTIAAFLPLPIMAWLMKKYGKMLHERFTKAQNSFGGLNDQVLESIAGVRVVRAFVKEKDDQSRFRKSTDDVLEKNISVARIDALFEPTIKILVGLSYMIGLGYGAFLVFRNEITLGQLVSFNIYLGMLIWPMFAFGELMNIMQRGNASLDRLNETFAYEADVKNKPEPRRLERPETITFQSVRFQYPSTDAYALDNIDLSVMKGQTVGIVGKTGAGKTTLLKQLLREYPPGKGTIAVNGVPVEEIELEALKSWIGYVPQDQFLFSKTLRENVLFGRPDAEKAAVQRVLDLASITKDIATFPKGVETLVGEKGVSLSGGQKQRVSIARALLKNPEILILDDALSAVDAKTEASIITNIRSERRGKTTFISAHRMSAVSHADQILVLDHGQISERGTHEELMKTGGWYAEQYAAQQMEERSEVPAR; encoded by the coding sequence ATGTTTACTGTTTTAGGAAAATTATGGTGGTTTTTTAAAGCTGAGTGGAAGCGGTACTCGCTTGCTCTTGGATTACTAATATTTGTCGGCTTGCTTGAGGTGATTCCGCCGCGCCTGATCGGTGTGGTAATCGATGATATTCATCAGGGAATCATGACCCGGGACCGGCTGTTTATGTATATCGGCTTCATGCTTGTGCTCATGGTCGTGATTTACGCGATTACGTACATCTGGATGCGTCAGTTGTTCGGCGGGGCGTTTCTCATCGAGCGGACGCTCCGGTCCCGTTTCATGGGTCACCTCATGAAAATGACGCCGACTTTTTATGAAAAAAAGAAGAGTGGAGACTTGATGGCCCGGGCGACAAACGATCTGAAGGCGATCTCCCAGACTGCCGGTTTCGGGGTTCTCACCCTTGTGGATGCCACGGTGTTTCTCGTTATTATTCTGTTTATGATGGGCTTTCTCGTAAGCTGGAAGCTGACGATTGCTGCGTTTCTGCCGTTGCCGATTATGGCTTGGCTCATGAAAAAATATGGCAAAATGCTTCACGAGCGTTTTACAAAAGCGCAGAACTCGTTCGGGGGTTTAAACGACCAGGTGCTTGAATCGATTGCCGGAGTTCGTGTAGTCCGTGCATTTGTTAAGGAAAAGGACGATCAGTCCCGTTTCCGTAAATCCACAGACGATGTACTAGAAAAAAACATTTCGGTGGCGCGGATCGATGCCCTGTTTGAGCCGACGATTAAGATCCTTGTGGGTCTCAGCTACATGATTGGTCTCGGGTACGGTGCGTTTCTTGTGTTCCGTAACGAAATTACCCTCGGCCAGCTGGTGTCGTTTAACATTTACCTCGGGATGCTCATCTGGCCAATGTTTGCTTTCGGAGAACTTATGAATATTATGCAGCGGGGTAACGCGTCTCTCGACCGGTTGAATGAAACGTTCGCTTACGAGGCGGATGTAAAAAACAAGCCTGAGCCTCGCCGCCTGGAGCGGCCGGAAACGATCACGTTTCAGAGTGTCCGCTTCCAGTACCCGAGCACGGACGCGTACGCTCTGGATAACATTGATCTGTCGGTCATGAAAGGGCAGACAGTTGGGATCGTTGGGAAGACAGGGGCCGGGAAGACAACGCTCCTTAAACAGCTGCTGCGGGAATACCCGCCAGGAAAAGGGACGATTGCCGTAAACGGTGTACCGGTTGAAGAAATTGAATTGGAAGCACTGAAAAGCTGGATCGGGTATGTGCCTCAGGATCAGTTCCTGTTTTCCAAGACTCTGCGGGAGAATGTTCTGTTTGGACGTCCGGATGCGGAGAAAGCTGCTGTTCAGCGGGTACTGGATCTAGCTTCAATAACGAAGGATATCGCCACGTTTCCTAAAGGCGTGGAGACCCTTGTCGGAGAAAAGGGAGTATCTCTTTCAGGCGGTCAGAAGCAGCGGGTGAGCATTGCCAGAGCGCTGCTGAAAAATCCGGAAATTCTTATACTGGATGACGCTCTTTCCGCTGTGGATGCAAAAACAGAAGCATCGATTATAACCAATATCCGCAGTGAACGCAGGGGAAAAACAACGTTTATAAGTGCTCACCGGATGTCGGCTGTAAGCCATGCAGATCAGATTCTCGTCCTTGATCACGGGCAGATCAGTGAGCGGGGAACACACGAGGAGCTTATGAAAACAGGAGGCTGGTACGCCGAGCAGTATGCGGCCCAGCAGATGGAAGAACGATCGGAGGTGCCTGCGCGATGA
- a CDS encoding ABC transporter ATP-binding protein: protein MKDTKIKSDNRKNTPTRRLIRYALDFKKTIIFALVLLAIAAAAELTGPFIAKHMIDNHILGIEQEWVEVDDAAAAEVVYEDRAFIRGDRYGGEAEQIGEAQLLQVGITFIFLEDPISFDGARELDGSTLTVTRGDESAVYDVVPLTADETFTFYGPEVKFLLMLMGGYFLLVAFGAFLHYHQSFLLQRSANQIIQKMRNDVFGKVQQLPVKYFDKHPAGKILSRVTNDTEAIRELYVRVLATFFTSIIYLTGIYIALFILEPTLATAALVLLPILVVWAMLYRKFAAKYNHVIREKLSDINGKINENIQGMPVIQAFGREKEVNDEFEEVNKEHYKYNNKLLSLNAMTSFNLVNLFRNIAFVGLIWYFGGASVGVGAVFSLGVLYAFVDYLNRLFEPVNNLVNQLAQLEEARVAGERVFQLMDEDGVPVEAGSVPRFRGNVKFENVSFAYTDEDYVLKNISFEASQGETVAFVGHTGSGKSSIMNVLFRFYDHQKGSVTIDGTNIQKLSKQAVREHMAIVLQDPFLFTGTIASNVGLDDPRISREQIREALIKVGAGEMIDSLPGGIDEEVKEKGSTLSAGQRQLISFARALVFDPPILILDEATANIDTETEAVIQQALDVVKDGRTTFVIAHRLSTIRAADQIIVLNQGEILERGDHEELMDLEGTYYYMYQLQQGIQKEKESPAG from the coding sequence ATGAAGGACACGAAAATAAAGAGTGATAACAGAAAGAATACGCCGACGCGCCGGCTCATCCGTTACGCACTTGATTTTAAGAAAACGATTATATTTGCACTCGTGCTTCTGGCGATTGCGGCAGCGGCAGAACTGACCGGGCCGTTTATCGCCAAGCACATGATTGATAACCACATTCTCGGCATCGAGCAGGAGTGGGTGGAAGTGGACGATGCGGCAGCGGCCGAGGTTGTTTATGAGGACCGGGCTTTTATCCGCGGTGACCGCTATGGAGGAGAAGCGGAACAGATTGGTGAAGCGCAGCTTCTCCAAGTTGGAATCACTTTCATCTTTTTAGAGGACCCGATTTCCTTTGATGGTGCCCGGGAGCTTGACGGCAGTACGCTGACCGTGACCCGCGGGGATGAATCAGCGGTTTATGACGTAGTGCCGCTAACGGCAGATGAAACATTCACCTTTTACGGGCCTGAAGTAAAGTTCCTGCTGATGCTCATGGGAGGCTACTTCCTCCTCGTGGCGTTCGGGGCCTTCCTTCACTATCATCAGAGCTTTCTGCTCCAGCGCTCTGCGAACCAGATTATCCAGAAGATGCGAAACGACGTGTTCGGGAAAGTACAGCAGCTTCCGGTGAAGTATTTTGACAAACACCCGGCAGGAAAAATTCTGTCCAGGGTCACAAACGATACAGAGGCGATACGGGAACTGTACGTCCGGGTGCTCGCTACCTTCTTTACGAGTATCATATACCTGACCGGTATTTACATTGCCTTGTTTATTCTCGAACCGACCCTCGCCACAGCAGCGCTCGTCCTGCTGCCGATTCTTGTGGTCTGGGCGATGCTGTACAGGAAATTTGCAGCTAAATACAACCACGTGATCCGCGAGAAACTGAGTGACATTAACGGAAAAATTAATGAAAACATTCAGGGCATGCCGGTAATTCAGGCATTTGGCCGCGAAAAGGAAGTAAACGATGAGTTTGAGGAAGTGAACAAAGAGCATTACAAATACAACAATAAACTTCTGTCACTGAACGCGATGACGTCGTTTAATCTGGTAAACCTGTTTAGAAACATTGCCTTTGTGGGTCTCATCTGGTATTTCGGCGGTGCATCTGTTGGTGTAGGAGCGGTCTTTTCCCTCGGTGTGCTGTATGCGTTTGTTGATTATTTAAACCGTCTGTTTGAGCCGGTCAACAACCTGGTTAATCAGCTGGCCCAGCTTGAGGAAGCGCGGGTAGCCGGAGAGCGGGTATTCCAGCTCATGGACGAGGACGGTGTACCGGTGGAGGCCGGATCGGTTCCACGTTTCCGCGGTAATGTAAAGTTTGAAAACGTATCGTTTGCCTACACCGATGAGGATTATGTGCTAAAGAACATTTCCTTTGAGGCAAGCCAGGGGGAGACGGTAGCGTTTGTCGGTCACACCGGCTCAGGAAAAAGCTCCATCATGAACGTCCTGTTCCGCTTCTATGATCACCAGAAAGGATCGGTGACGATTGATGGTACGAACATTCAAAAGCTGTCAAAGCAGGCGGTGCGGGAACATATGGCAATCGTTCTGCAGGATCCGTTTCTTTTTACGGGAACGATCGCGTCTAATGTAGGGCTCGATGACCCGCGGATCAGCCGGGAACAGATCCGGGAGGCTCTTATTAAAGTCGGTGCAGGCGAGATGATCGATTCTCTGCCCGGGGGCATTGATGAAGAGGTAAAAGAGAAGGGAAGCACGCTTTCTGCAGGGCAGCGTCAGCTCATTTCCTTTGCCCGTGCCCTCGTGTTTGACCCGCCGATATTGATTCTGGATGAAGCAACAGCGAACATCGATACGGAAACAGAAGCGGTGATTCAGCAGGCGCTGGATGTGGTGAAAGATGGCCGGACGACGTTTGTCATCGCCCACCGCCTGTCCACGATCCGGGCAGCGGATCAGATCATCGTCCTGAATCAGGGTGAGATCTTAGAGCGCGGCGATCACGAAGAACTGATGGATCTTGAAGGCACGTACTATTACATGTACCAGCTCCAGCAGGGGATTCAGAAGGAGAAAGAATCGCCGGCGGGGTAG
- a CDS encoding DUF4037 domain-containing protein has protein sequence MNIKQKAAKAAACYNANPKVEAVILAGSVARGWDDRFSDIELNILWRETPSDEDRLSAVKELGGELLSFYPYEDEEWSETFKALGLKFEISSFLTITVEKVIREVVIEADACLEKQCLVASIHEGEALAGENAVKRLQMETSRYPAELERAMILNGLDLGTRWHNRGALLAREDWLMLYHVMTDVQQKVMQNLFALNRMYVHHPAFKWQRNSLEKMALKPELTAERMDRVLTADPEAGVKELESLFEEVRGLVIKAWPEFAEEGKDWNFIRPKQETMDHEN, from the coding sequence ATGAATATAAAGCAAAAAGCAGCAAAGGCAGCAGCCTGTTATAATGCCAATCCGAAAGTGGAGGCGGTCATTCTGGCAGGATCTGTTGCCCGTGGCTGGGATGACCGATTTTCCGATATTGAACTGAATATCCTCTGGCGAGAGACACCTTCTGATGAGGACAGGCTTTCGGCTGTGAAAGAGCTTGGAGGCGAGTTGTTATCTTTTTACCCGTACGAGGACGAAGAATGGTCGGAGACGTTCAAGGCTCTTGGATTGAAGTTTGAGATCAGCAGTTTTCTCACGATTACGGTGGAGAAGGTCATCCGGGAAGTGGTGATCGAGGCGGATGCGTGTCTGGAGAAACAGTGCCTTGTCGCATCAATACATGAAGGGGAAGCGTTAGCGGGAGAAAATGCTGTGAAGCGGCTTCAGATGGAAACGTCCCGTTATCCGGCTGAGCTGGAGCGAGCGATGATTTTGAACGGCCTCGATCTCGGCACACGCTGGCACAACCGGGGTGCACTGCTGGCCAGAGAAGACTGGCTTATGCTTTACCATGTGATGACAGATGTGCAGCAGAAAGTGATGCAGAACCTGTTTGCCTTAAACCGCATGTACGTCCATCACCCGGCGTTCAAATGGCAGCGGAATTCACTTGAAAAGATGGCATTGAAGCCGGAACTTACTGCCGAGCGGATGGACCGGGTGCTAACTGCGGATCCGGAGGCTGGAGTTAAAGAGCTTGAGTCTCTATTTGAAGAAGTGAGAGGACTTGTGATAAAGGCATGGCCGGAGTTTGCGGAAGAGGGGAAAGATTGGAATTTTATAAGGCCAAAACAGGAGACGATGGATCATGAGAACTGA
- a CDS encoding GNAT family N-acetyltransferase: MKSQHQYDVRKISDLNSVDLKGLIEESRVEEFRFVLRLRDEYVSGRNCFDGPGEGLYGIFSRDGTIHGIGGLNWDPYCSGRETGRIRRFYIKKTVRGQGLGTMLLNRMIRDGQQQFSAFVLYTDTKEAAAFYERCGFRKNDDHSKISHRYHGKGGTRP, translated from the coding sequence GTGAAGAGTCAACACCAATACGACGTGAGGAAAATCAGCGACTTGAATTCAGTCGATCTTAAGGGACTGATTGAAGAAAGCCGGGTGGAGGAGTTCCGTTTTGTCTTACGTCTCCGTGATGAGTACGTGAGCGGCCGGAATTGTTTTGACGGTCCCGGGGAAGGTCTGTATGGTATTTTCAGCAGGGATGGCACCATTCATGGGATTGGCGGTCTCAATTGGGATCCATACTGCAGCGGCCGCGAAACCGGAAGAATCCGCCGCTTTTACATTAAGAAAACGGTAAGGGGCCAGGGGCTCGGGACGATGCTGCTAAACAGAATGATCAGAGATGGCCAACAGCAGTTCAGCGCATTCGTTCTCTACACGGATACAAAAGAAGCGGCTGCTTTTTACGAGAGGTGCGGTTTCAGGAAAAATGACGACCACAGCAAGATCTCTCACCGCTATCATGGCAAAGGAGGTACCAGACCATGA
- a CDS encoding nucleotidyltransferase domain-containing protein, producing MKPDPFQTAQNLINNHFAGCDGAILAGSVVRGEDTKTSDLDIVIFDGRIPQSYRESLIYQEWPVEVFGHNLESYRHFFKTDCERGRPSMPRMVAEGKVICDKGEIEAIRAEARDLLDQGPELWSVKTIALKRYFLTDVLEDFEGAERRHEELFIAGSLMIQLSDFILRTNGAWSGDSKWYARALKAHDSAVAERLILAFDHFYRTGEKEKVILLTEEALAAHGGRLFDGFSVGKT from the coding sequence ATGAAACCTGATCCATTTCAAACAGCGCAGAATCTGATAAACAATCATTTTGCCGGCTGCGATGGGGCGATTCTTGCAGGCAGTGTCGTCAGGGGAGAAGATACCAAAACCTCTGATCTGGACATTGTTATTTTCGACGGAAGAATACCGCAGTCCTACCGAGAATCCCTCATTTACCAGGAGTGGCCGGTGGAAGTTTTTGGCCACAATCTGGAGTCCTACAGACATTTCTTCAAAACTGACTGCGAACGTGGGCGGCCTTCCATGCCGCGGATGGTGGCGGAGGGAAAAGTGATCTGTGATAAAGGGGAGATCGAGGCCATTCGGGCCGAAGCGAGAGATCTTCTTGATCAGGGGCCGGAGCTGTGGAGCGTAAAGACGATCGCTCTTAAACGGTATTTTCTGACGGATGTGCTGGAGGATTTTGAAGGAGCAGAACGAAGACACGAGGAGCTGTTCATTGCAGGATCTCTCATGATCCAGCTGAGTGATTTTATACTCCGGACAAACGGTGCCTGGTCAGGGGATTCAAAATGGTATGCCCGTGCGCTTAAGGCGCACGATTCAGCGGTGGCGGAGCGCCTTATACTCGCTTTTGATCACTTTTACCGAACAGGGGAAAAAGAGAAAGTAATCCTGCTGACTGAAGAAGCACTTGCCGCACATGGAGGGCGTCTGTTTGACGGGTTTTCCGTTGGCAAAACCTAG
- a CDS encoding GNAT family N-acetyltransferase: protein MIRQLNVHERSEAENILAVQVPAYQVEADWINSTSIPGLCDTPELISQSGETFYGWVEGGRVCGILAVKMADQTADIHRLVVDPAFFRRGIAGKLLDHLEKQGGFSRIIVSTGTKNLPAVSFYLKRGFSETRTIIREGISLTSFQKDM from the coding sequence GTGATCAGGCAACTTAATGTTCATGAGAGATCAGAGGCAGAGAACATCCTTGCCGTTCAGGTTCCAGCTTACCAGGTGGAGGCCGATTGGATTAATTCAACTTCGATACCAGGCCTTTGTGATACACCGGAGTTAATCAGTCAGAGCGGCGAAACTTTTTACGGCTGGGTTGAAGGCGGCAGAGTCTGTGGCATCCTTGCGGTGAAAATGGCAGACCAGACAGCAGACATCCACCGGCTTGTCGTCGATCCGGCTTTTTTCCGCAGAGGCATTGCCGGAAAGCTGCTTGATCACTTGGAAAAGCAGGGTGGGTTTTCAAGGATCATTGTATCTACCGGAACAAAGAATCTGCCTGCGGTCAGCTTTTATTTGAAACGGGGGTTCTCTGAGACTCGTACAATAATAAGAGAAGGAATCAGCCTGACGAGCTTTCAAAAGGATATGTAA
- a CDS encoding YjcZ family sporulation protein produces MSHGHNNAFAFVVVIFVLLVIVGCACYN; encoded by the coding sequence ATGAGCCATGGTCACAACAACGCGTTTGCTTTCGTGGTTGTAATCTTTGTGCTGCTCGTCATCGTGGGCTGCGCTTGCTACAACTAA